Genomic DNA from Candidatus Zixiibacteriota bacterium:
AAAACAGGTCGGCATTATCAAGCGAATTTGCATCCTCACAAAACTTTAAGAAATCCTGAAAAAGTATAGGATATGCGACATCTCCCCCCGGCGCAATCAGGGAAAATACCCATTTTGTCGTCAATTTGCCAGGTTTTTACGCAGTCGCGGAGGTCGCCTGGATCAGCAGATTTGCCCCTTTTAATGCTCGACCTGGATTGGTTAAACAGGCCGTTTAAATATTACAGTTTGATCTTCTTTATCTCGACCTTTGTCTCGGTATTATGGCCTTTAATATATTCTTTTTTCCAGCGCTTGAAATCATCCAGCCGGAAGCGATCCTTTTCCATCTCCCAGCTTCCTTCCCTGAAATAATAGTAGATGTATTCTGGAAAGAAAAGCGATTTGCTGGCGATAGCGAGTTCATCGAGGTACTCATCGGTGACATCCGGATACTTGGCTGTGTAGCTGATCCAGTGTTCTGCAAGCCGTTTACGGCAATCCAATTCTTCCTTGTAAGTGTAGCGGTATTTTTTCTCATCAGGAAACTGTTCGAAGAATTTTTCGGTCCGCCACTGCAGGCGCTCATCGCCGTAAATTCTCCAGGCTGCCATAACGTGAGGCTTGGTCATAACATCCTGCGAAATCTTAACCTGGTAAATAACGCCTTCTATCTCAGAGGCCGAGGACTGCATGGCCGTGCATAAGACGAGGGCGATGAAAATGACAATTAGCTGATAATTTATTAATTTGCAATGACTTCTCACGACATACCACCTTTCCGGGAAATCATTATCCCACATTTATATAATCGGTAAAATTGAAATATTATTGAATCGAATTGAAGCGCTTGCAATCTGGATATAAAAAGTGTATTTTTTGCCTAAGATGATGGCAGGAAGCGATATAAACGGAAACCTGTTTCGGCTGGAGCAGGTCAGCTACTCAAGCGGGGAAGTCGAAATACTGCACGATATCACTCTCGAGGTTCCCCGGGGTGAAATTGTCCTCCTTACCGGACCCTCAGGCTCCGGCAAAAGTACTTTGCTCAGAATTTTCAACACGCTGTTAACTCCTTCGCGGGGAAGAGTATACTATAAAGGAAAAGATTTGGGCGACTTCAACCCGGTCGAGTTTCGTTCCAGAACGATTCTCTCCGGCCAAAAACCGATCTTGCTCGAAGGCACTGTGCGCGATAATCTCCTCCTCCCGTTTTCGCTCAAAAGCAATCAGGGCAGGCAGGCCGACGATCACTTATTTGCCGGACTTCTCGAAAAGGTCGATCTGCCTTCTTCATTTTTGGATAAAAAGGCGGGCATGCTGTCCGGCGGAGAAGCTCAACGTATGGCTCTGGCACGGGTGCTGGCCCTGCGACCGGAGACCCTGCTTTTGGATGAACCGACCTCGGCTCTGGATATCTCGCACGAGGAAAGAGTTTTGGCTTTCATGGAATCACTGCGGGGTAAAATCAACCTGATCGTGGTAGCCCATTCGACAGCCTATCTCGACCTGGCCGACCGGGTGATTATCCTCAAAAACGGCCGGCTTAACCGCCTCGCAGATGAACTCAGCGCTACCGAATTTAAGGCTATACTGGGAGAAAACATCTGATGGAAGGTCCCAGTATTCAGAATATCAGTACCGTACAGATCGCGATCTGTTATATCCTGTTTCTTCTGGTCTTCACACTGATCTGGTATTACAGGCTGAAGCTTGGCAGAGACGCGTTGTTTTCAACGATTCGGATGAGCGCTCAATTGTTTCTGGCCGGACTTGTGCTGAAATACGTGTTCGAGTTCAATTTCTGGTATACGGTACTGATCATCCTCTTGATAATGCTCTCGTTCGGAGTGCACACGATCATCAGCCGGGTGAGGCTTAAATTCCGACGCAGTACACTCAATCTGTTTTTGAGCCTGATGATCGGATGTTGCGGAACGATGATTTTCTTTGGCGGTCTGGTGGTGCGTTATGAGCCCTGGTACGATGCCCGCTATCTGATCCCGCTGTTGGGTATGATCATCGGTAATTCCATGAATGGATGCGCCCTGGCTCTGGATCGATATTACAGCAGTATGCGCGACAATCGTGACCGGGTTGAGGCGATTCTGGCTTTTGGGGGGACCCCTTTCGAAGCCTCCCGGCATATATTCATCCAGGCTTTCAAGGCTTCGATTCTGCCGACTCTGTCGTCGATGACCGGTATGGGGGTGGTGTTTCTGCCGGGTATGATGACCGGGCAGATCCTCTCCGGGGCGGAACCGTTTCTGGCAGTCAAGTACCAGATCGCGATTATGCTGGCAATTCTATCGGCCACGGTTTTTTCCAGCTTTATCCTCCTTAAGCTGGAAACCCGGCTGGTATTTAACCGCCGGGCTCAGCTAATCGAACTCTGATTATTCGCAGAAGACTTTGACCTGGTCGCCGTCATCAGAAGTAATATCGATACTGAGGGTACGCAGGGCGGTGATGATCTCCTCCAGATCATCAGCTTTGAACTTGCTGACATCGAAGTCAATGCCTTTCTCCGCAAAGGCCCTGTCGACTTTGTCTTTGGCTTCGCCCGGTAACAGCGATGAAAGCTTGATTCCGGCTTTGAGAAGCTGAAACGGCACCCTGATATTGACACGATCCCGCGAGCCTCCTTCTGCGGATTCGACTTTTACCCTCAGGTACTTCGGTAACTCCGGAGAATCGCTGACGATCGTTTCCGACTTCTCATTATTCGTACCGGATTCGATGGCGGCTATCAACCTCTCGGCTTCATCGACCGAGATCTTGCCTTCCGACAACATGTTGAGAATCTTTTTTCTTTCTTCACTCATGGCATTGCTCCTATCTGAAGTTTATATATACATTATCACCAGATTTGGATTTGACATCGATCATGAGACCCCGCATATGCCAGGCCAGGTAAAGAAACATCGGCCCGGCTTTGTGAATCTTGCAATCCCGTCTCAGTAGCAGTTTTATCAATCTGATCAAGATCACCAGCGGAAACAGGGCCAGCATGAGGATTATCAGCACAGGCCAGAACAAAAACAGCGGAAGCCAGAGTCCGAACTTTTTGCGGTCGTCCGCGAATATCCTGACCTTCCCAACCATCGGAAACATATCACTTCAACCTTTCCAGCGCCTCTTCGACCGTGATCTCACCCTTGTCGAGCAGGTCGAGCACTTCCTGTTTCGGTGCAACTTTCTCGACCTCGACGAAATCGAGTTCAGCGGCTATTCTCTTAAGCCGGCTTTTGATCGTCGGGTAACTGACCCCGAACAGCTTCTCCGTCTGCTTGATCGAACCGTCGGACTGAATAAAAGCCACTACGAAAACCTGGTCCGCATCAGATAATCTGGCCAGAGGGGGCAGTTTGAATTCTCCCTCAATCGCTACTTTGCTTTCTCGCAGGCGGATTCGCTCAACCACGAACTGCTTGCCCTTAGTCATCTCAGTCAGTATGTTCCAGCTGCCGGCCATCGCACCTCCAATTCAATAAATTTATCTACATATATCGTAATAATTCACATAATGTTTCGTAAAAATTAAATAAATTAATTTATCATGTCAAGATTATTAATAAAATTTATATTGATTTTAAGGCTGTCACTGCCTGATAATGTCGTTTTCGGGCGATCCTTTCAGCTTGACTTAAAACGGAAATTTGCATAAACTTATCTGAATCCAAAGGATCCTCAACCGGGATCGCTGGAGTCAGTCTATGTTGTTGAAATAAATATACTTGCATATATCCCCAAGGGAGGAAGTCCAATGGCGATAGAAGGTTTAAAAGATGTTCTGGCTGATCTCGGGCTGGAGGAGATTAACCAGGGCGGTTCCGATGGTACCAGCTGGTTCGGTTCCGGCAAGGAATCCAAAAGCATCAGCCCGATCGATGGTTCGGTGATCGCGACTGTAAAACAGGTCACCAAAGAAGAATATGACAGGATTATCGATGCCAACCAGAAGGCGTTTGAGATCTGGCGCGAGATACCTGCTCCGAAGCGGGGTGAAATAGTGCGCCAGTTCGGCCATGCCCTGCGGGAGAAGAAAGATTCGCTGGGCAAGCTGGTGACGATCGAGATGGGCAAATCGGTTCAGGAGGGCTGGGGCGAAGTGCAGGAAATGATCGATATCTGCGATTTCGCCTGTGGCCAGTCGCGGATGCTGTACGGCAAGATGACTCACTCCGAGCGTTACCGTCATAGGATGTACGAACAGTGGCATCCGCTCGGAACGGTAGGTATCATCTCCGCTTTCAATTTCCCGGTGGCGGTCTGGTCCTGGAATCTGGCAATCGCGATGGTTTGTGGCGATGTCTGTACCTGGAAACCGGCCTCTCATGTTCCCCTGACCGCGATTGCCTGCCAGAAAATCATGATGGGGATTCTCAAGGCCAACGATCTTCCGGGTGGAATTTCGACCCTGATCATAGGGCGCGGTTCCGAGATCGGTGAGGTAATGCTCGAGGATAACAGGATGCCCCTGATCAGTTATACCGGTTCGACCAAGATCGGTCAGCATATCTCGGAAGTTGTGTCAAAACGCTTCGGGCGTACGATCCTGGAACTGGGTGGAAACAACGCCCTGATAATCACTCCCGACGCCGATCTGCAGCTGGCGGCCAAGGCGGTGCTTTTCGGCGCAGTCGGAACTGCCGGTCAGAGGTGTACCTCAACCCGGCGGGTGATAGTCGAAAAATCTATCAAAAACAACTTCATCGAACTTTTGAAATCCTATTATGAAAAAGTCACTATCGGCAATCCGCTGGATCAGAGCAACCTGATGGGTCCGATGGTGGATGCTTCCTCGACCGATGTGTATCTGGAAGCGATTGAGATCATGAAAAAGCAGGGCGGTGCCTTGCTCTGGGGAGGCGAAAAAATGGATCTTGAGGGTGGCTGTTACGTTACCCCATCTGTGGCTGAGGTCACTCCTGGCCTGGAAATCGTCAAGGAAGAGACTTTCGCCCCGCTTTTGTATATCATTGAATACGACAATCCGGTCACCAACGCGATCCGTATCCAAAACGATGTGCCCCAGGGGCTGTCATCCTCGATTTTCACTAACAATATGCTGGAAGCCGAGGAGTTTCTCTCGGCAGTCGGCTCCGATTGCGGAATCGCCAACGTCAATGTCGGCACCTCGGGAGCTGAAATCGGTCTGGCGTTCGGCGGTGAAAAAGAGACCGGCGGCGGACGTGAATCCGGCTCGGATGCCTGGAAGGAATATATGCGCCGTCAGTCCAACACGATCAACTGGTCTGGGCGCGCCGAACTGGCCCAGGGTATCAAGTTCGATTGATCGAAAGCTGGAACTGTAAAG
This window encodes:
- a CDS encoding aldehyde dehydrogenase family protein; translation: MAIEGLKDVLADLGLEEINQGGSDGTSWFGSGKESKSISPIDGSVIATVKQVTKEEYDRIIDANQKAFEIWREIPAPKRGEIVRQFGHALREKKDSLGKLVTIEMGKSVQEGWGEVQEMIDICDFACGQSRMLYGKMTHSERYRHRMYEQWHPLGTVGIISAFNFPVAVWSWNLAIAMVCGDVCTWKPASHVPLTAIACQKIMMGILKANDLPGGISTLIIGRGSEIGEVMLEDNRMPLISYTGSTKIGQHISEVVSKRFGRTILELGGNNALIITPDADLQLAAKAVLFGAVGTAGQRCTSTRRVIVEKSIKNNFIELLKSYYEKVTIGNPLDQSNLMGPMVDASSTDVYLEAIEIMKKQGGALLWGGEKMDLEGGCYVTPSVAEVTPGLEIVKEETFAPLLYIIEYDNPVTNAIRIQNDVPQGLSSSIFTNNMLEAEEFLSAVGSDCGIANVNVGTSGAEIGLAFGGEKETGGGRESGSDAWKEYMRRQSNTINWSGRAELAQGIKFD
- the fetB gene encoding iron export ABC transporter permease subunit FetB, with amino-acid sequence MEGPSIQNISTVQIAICYILFLLVFTLIWYYRLKLGRDALFSTIRMSAQLFLAGLVLKYVFEFNFWYTVLIILLIMLSFGVHTIISRVRLKFRRSTLNLFLSLMIGCCGTMIFFGGLVVRYEPWYDARYLIPLLGMIIGNSMNGCALALDRYYSSMRDNRDRVEAILAFGGTPFEASRHIFIQAFKASILPTLSSMTGMGVVFLPGMMTGQILSGAEPFLAVKYQIAIMLAILSATVFSSFILLKLETRLVFNRRAQLIEL
- a CDS encoding ATP-binding cassette domain-containing protein encodes the protein MYFLPKMMAGSDINGNLFRLEQVSYSSGEVEILHDITLEVPRGEIVLLTGPSGSGKSTLLRIFNTLLTPSRGRVYYKGKDLGDFNPVEFRSRTILSGQKPILLEGTVRDNLLLPFSLKSNQGRQADDHLFAGLLEKVDLPSSFLDKKAGMLSGGEAQRMALARVLALRPETLLLDEPTSALDISHEERVLAFMESLRGKINLIVVAHSTAYLDLADRVIILKNGRLNRLADELSATEFKAILGENI
- a CDS encoding DUF2089 family protein; this encodes MAGSWNILTEMTKGKQFVVERIRLRESKVAIEGEFKLPPLARLSDADQVFVVAFIQSDGSIKQTEKLFGVSYPTIKSRLKRIAAELDFVEVEKVAPKQEVLDLLDKGEITVEEALERLK